A part of Perognathus longimembris pacificus isolate PPM17 chromosome 16, ASM2315922v1, whole genome shotgun sequence genomic DNA contains:
- the Smim20 gene encoding small integral membrane protein 20 isoform X3 produces the protein MSVSRNLRTVLIFGGFVSLVGAAFYPIYFRPLMRVEEYQSRLCRHRMASMMKNYQPQMGGGLG, from the exons ATGTCGGTGTCCCGGAATCTGCGCACCGTGCTCATTTTCGGCGGCTTCGTCTCCCTGGTCGGCGCCGCCTTCTACCCCATCTACTTCCGGCCCCTGATGAGGGTGGAGGAATACC AATCCAGGTTATGTAGGCACAGGATGGCCTCCATGATGAAGAATTACCAGCCCCAGATGGGAGGGGGCCTTGGTTGA